AGAACACCCATGTAATTACAACCGCGTCGTCAGGGGCAGGGAGAGCTGGCGGTGCGTCCGTGGAGGGGAAGAGGGAGGACCACGGTGAGTGAGACATTTTCATTGCCAATGACCGAGGATGAAGAACTGCCTTGGCAGGAGCGGGCTCTGTGCGCGCAGACTGACCCAGAGGCGTTCTTCCCCGAAAAGGGCGGCAGCACGCGGGAGGCCAAGAGGGTCTGCCTGTCGTGTGAGGTTCGCGGGGAATGCCTGGACTATGCGCTCGCCAACGATGAGCGCTTCGGTATCTGGGGTGGCCTCAGCGAGCGGGAACGCCGCCGCTTGAAGCGCGCTGCTGGCTAACGTCCGGGGGAGTTACTGGCGTAGCTCGACCGGTTCGGACGTTGCCTGGAGCGAGTCGCGAACGCCGTCAAGGCCGCAACTCGAAATCAGAGTCGCGAAACCGCCCCATTGTGTCGCGAATGTCGCCTAATGTGTCGCACGCGCCGCGAGTGTCGGCGCAGGTTGGGGCGGCATGAGTACAGCGACGACGGCCAGCTGGTTGGCATCCCGCACGCGGCCCTCCGTTCACAGGAAGGGCGAGCATCGTGTGACGGCCATCCTCGTGGCCCACGACGGTGAGGTTTGGCTCCCGAGGGCGCTAGATGGATTGGCGCGGCTGGCCCGCCATCCAGACCAGGTGATCGCCGTCGACTCAGGTTCGCGGGATCGCAGCGTTGAGTTGCTGCGTAGATCACCACACGTAAGCGAAGTCGTGGTCGCCGACAGGGATTTCGGTTTCGGCGAAGCCGTCGGGCTTGGGCTGGCCCGGGCAGGCAGAGTCGTGGATGTCACCGAAGTGGATGTCACCAGCGCCGCAACCGTTGACATCAGGACAGGAAACCCTGGGGGCGTTCGGACTCCCGAGCAGCAGCGGGGCGTAGAGCCTGGCGCGACTGTGGAGTGGCTGTGGCTTCTGCACGACGATGTCGAGGTCAGCCCGGACTGCCTTACGCGGATGCTGTCGGCCGCTGACGCACATAAGGACGCGTCAGTCATCGGACCCAAGGTCAAGGGCTGGAACGACCGTGGACTTGTCGTGGAGTGCGGAGTATCCATAGCGGGATCGGGCCGCCGTGACGTGGGAGTGACCCGGGGGGAACGCGATCAGGGCCAGCTCGATGGCCGCCTCGACGTCCTCGGCGTCGGCAGTGCCGGGATGCTCGTTCGCCGGGAACTGTGGGAGCGGCTAGGCGGCTTCGACGCCGAACTTCCCATGTTCCGCGATGATTTGGAGTTCTGCTGGCGTGCCCGCAGGTCTGGTGAGCGCGTCATCGTGGTGCCGGGGGCGGAGATCCACCACGCCGAAGCCGCCTTCCGGGGCCACCGCTCAATAGAGGCGGCACCTGATGAGGCCCTCAGCGCCGATCGGCGGGCCGCTGCCATGGTCATGCTGGCGCACGCACCGAAGCGGCGCGTGGTGCTGAAGGGACTGCGGCTGCTGCTGGGTTCGCTGATTCGCGGGATCTTCCTGACTTTGGTCAAGGTGTCCGACGGGGCGTGGGACGACCTACGGGCTGTGATCGGTGCTTTGTCCTCGCGTCGCGCGGTTGCCAGCATGAGGGCGCGCGTTCGTCAGGCCGGTGACGTAGGCGACGGCGCGGCCAGGCAGCTCCGGCCTTCACGCGGAGCCACAGCCACGCATTGGCGGGACGATCTGGCCCAGATTCTCGGCGCGAAGTCCCGGGGAAACTCCTCGGGGGCAGCATCACGGGAAGATGCCAGGCAAGCCTTGCGCTCCCGCATCCGGAACGCGCGTATCTTCGCCCTGGCCGTCGTCATGCCTGTACTGATCGTCTGCCTGGTAGCTACGGCTGGACTGTGGTTCGGGCCCGGGCGGCTGCTCGGCGGGGCGCTCCTGCCGGCGCCCGACAGTGTCGCTGACCTGTGGTCATCGTTCTCGTCTGCCTGGCATGACGTCGGCCTGGGTTCGGCAGTCCCGTCGGCTCCGTATCTGCTACTTCTGGCCGCCGGGGCGATTCCGCTGGCGGGCAGCGCGACCATGGCCGTGCAGGTGATGCTCCTACTTGGCCCTGTCTTCGCGGCTGTCACGTCGTACCTGTCGCTCCGGGGGCTCGTGCGCGGAATTCCTAGACTCGTCGCCGCACTGGCCTACGCACTCTTGCCCGCGACGATCGCCGCGGTGGGAACCGGGCAGCTCGGAACCATAGCCGTCGCGATCCTGCTGCCCCCGGCCGTGCGCATGATCGCAAGGGTGTCCACGCTGAGCGGCTCGACGCTCCGGTCCGCCAACTGGTCCACTGCCGGGGGAGCGGCACTGCTGATGGTGTTCATGTTCGCGTTCGCGCCGCCGGTGAGCCTGCTGATCGCGGGCTTTGGGCTCGGCGTCGCGCTGGTTAGGCGCACCCGGACCGGTGTCGCCCGGATGCTCGTGGTTCTCCTGGCACCGCTGGCGGTTCTTTGGCCCTGGTCCGCCTACGTAGTGACCAATCCGACGTTGCTGCTCTTCGAGGTTGGAGCGGTGTCCCCGGCGCTCACAGATCCCGGTCCCAGTCCGCTGGAGCTTCTCGCGCTGAATCCGGGGGGCCCGGCGGCTCCCCCTGCGCTCCTGGGGGCTGTCCTGGCCGTATTGGCCGTGCTCGCGCTCCGCAGACGCAGGACCCGCGCGCGTGTGGCGACCGCATGGCTGTTCTTCGTTGGGGCACTGGCTCTGGCTACAGCGCAGAGCGTCCTACTCGTCCCTGTTCCGTGGAGCCAGCTTCACCAGTCCGCTTGGCCCGGCGCGACCACTGTGGTGATGGGCGCGGCTCTGATCTTCGCTGCGGCTGTCGGCGCTCCGCTGTCCTGGATGAGGAGCCGCAGGCGGATCACGGTCCTCGCTGTCGGGCTGCTGACGCCAGCCTTGCTCGCGGCGTGGTGGGGGATGTCCGGGGGCCAGATCATGGAGAGGGGAGATCCCTCGGGTGTGTCACCGTTCATCGCCGCCGAGATGGTTGGCCCGAATGCCCCCCGGACGATGGTCATCTCCGGTGCCGCGAACGGCGCTGTGACCTACCGGCTGATCTCGGGTGAGGGCTCAAGGATCGGGGACGCGGACGTCGCTCCGCCGTCTGGGACCATGGCCGAGCTCGATACCGGCGTTGCCCGCATGCTCGCCGGGCAGGGGGACGCGACCTTCCTGGCTGATGAGGCGATCAAGTACGTGCAGGTGCGGCAGCGTGATGCCCCCCGGATCGCCCGGCAGATGGATGCCGTCCCCGGGTTGAGTCGCCTGTCCACTGTCAGCGGCACCGCGCTGTGGACGGTTTCTGGGGTTCGTGCCCGCGCGGATGCGACCGCGTCAGACGTGGCATCCGCGCCGTCGCCGATCCTGGGGGAACTTCCTGGGCGGGTGCTGGCGCTGTTCGCGCTGCTGGCCCTCGTCGTGCTCGCCTCACCCAGACTGCGTCGCCGACAGGACTCACCCAGGTTGGCCACTGACGCTGGAGGTGAGTGCCCGTGAGCCGCAGGAGCGGACTGGCGGCGGTCTTGGTGCTCGCCCTGGGCGTTGGTGTGGTAGCCGTCGGGACCTTCGCCGGAGAAGACCTAGTGGTGGCGTCTGGCGACTCGGTGGCGCCAGTGCGCGAGCATGTCCGTTCGTCTCGCTTGGGCTGTCCGGACGTCGGCGACATGGAGGGCAGGTCCACCTGGGTGAGTGCGGCGAGTGTCCCTGGATTGCCAGGCCAGTCTCAGGATGGTTCGCTCAACGTGATCGGGGGGGCCAAGCTGTTCACGATCGGCACCCCCGGTGGGTCGGGGACGGTGGATCAGTTCAGCTCCGATTCCGCACAGGTTCGCGCGACTGGCGGCATGGCGCCCGGGGTCGTGTCCGCCCGCGTGTCAAGCGATCGCCGCGAGGAGGGACGTGGAATCGCGAGCACGCCGTGTTCGCATCCGTCTTCGGACCTCTGGCTGCTCGGTGGCGGCGCCAGCAAGGGTCAGCGCGATGTACTCGTGCTGACCAACCCAACCGATACCGACGCGGTCGCCGATGTCCGCGTATATGGCCCTGACGGCCTGGTAGACACAACGGGGACGCGGGGATTGGCTGTGGGCCCGGGGCAGGCATCTGAGCTGCAGCTCGACGCGGTCGCCCCCGATGTTCCTGTACTCGCGCTGCATGTGACGACCAAGGTTGGGCTTGTCACCGCCGCAGTGCTTGACAACCGCATGGATGGGCTGGTTCCCCGGGGGGTTGAGATCATCCCGGCGATCGCGGGCCCGCGCAAGCGGTTCGTCATACCAGGTGTGCCCAGCGGGACAGGGGTCCGGGAGCTTCTATTGTTCGCGCCTGACAAGCCTGGCACCGTCAAGGTGCGGGCCTTCACTTCCGGCGGCGTTGTCGGGATGCCTGCCATGCCCGGAACTCGGGTTGGTTTGGACAGCGTCGTGCGTGTCGGACTGACCGGGATACTGGCGGGTCGCGCGGCGGCGGTTGAGGTCACAAGC
The Candidatus Nanopelagicales bacterium DNA segment above includes these coding regions:
- a CDS encoding glycosyltransferase, whose amino-acid sequence is MSTATTASWLASRTRPSVHRKGEHRVTAILVAHDGEVWLPRALDGLARLARHPDQVIAVDSGSRDRSVELLRRSPHVSEVVVADRDFGFGEAVGLGLARAGRVVDVTEVDVTSAATVDIRTGNPGGVRTPEQQRGVEPGATVEWLWLLHDDVEVSPDCLTRMLSAADAHKDASVIGPKVKGWNDRGLVVECGVSIAGSGRRDVGVTRGERDQGQLDGRLDVLGVGSAGMLVRRELWERLGGFDAELPMFRDDLEFCWRARRSGERVIVVPGAEIHHAEAAFRGHRSIEAAPDEALSADRRAAAMVMLAHAPKRRVVLKGLRLLLGSLIRGIFLTLVKVSDGAWDDLRAVIGALSSRRAVASMRARVRQAGDVGDGAARQLRPSRGATATHWRDDLAQILGAKSRGNSSGAASREDARQALRSRIRNARIFALAVVMPVLIVCLVATAGLWFGPGRLLGGALLPAPDSVADLWSSFSSAWHDVGLGSAVPSAPYLLLLAAGAIPLAGSATMAVQVMLLLGPVFAAVTSYLSLRGLVRGIPRLVAALAYALLPATIAAVGTGQLGTIAVAILLPPAVRMIARVSTLSGSTLRSANWSTAGGAALLMVFMFAFAPPVSLLIAGFGLGVALVRRTRTGVARMLVVLLAPLAVLWPWSAYVVTNPTLLLFEVGAVSPALTDPGPSPLELLALNPGGPAAPPALLGAVLAVLAVLALRRRRTRARVATAWLFFVGALALATAQSVLLVPVPWSQLHQSAWPGATTVVMGAALIFAAAVGAPLSWMRSRRRITVLAVGLLTPALLAAWWGMSGGQIMERGDPSGVSPFIAAEMVGPNAPRTMVISGAANGAVTYRLISGEGSRIGDADVAPPSGTMAELDTGVARMLAGQGDATFLADEAIKYVQVRQRDAPRIARQMDAVPGLSRLSTVSGTALWTVSGVRARADATASDVASAPSPILGELPGRVLALFALLALVVLASPRLRRRQDSPRLATDAGGECP
- a CDS encoding WhiB family transcriptional regulator, with the protein product MTEDEELPWQERALCAQTDPEAFFPEKGGSTREAKRVCLSCEVRGECLDYALANDERFGIWGGLSERERRRLKRAAG
- a CDS encoding DUF5719 family protein gives rise to the protein MSRRSGLAAVLVLALGVGVVAVGTFAGEDLVVASGDSVAPVREHVRSSRLGCPDVGDMEGRSTWVSAASVPGLPGQSQDGSLNVIGGAKLFTIGTPGGSGTVDQFSSDSAQVRATGGMAPGVVSARVSSDRREEGRGIASTPCSHPSSDLWLLGGGASKGQRDVLVLTNPTDTDAVADVRVYGPDGLVDTTGTRGLAVGPGQASELQLDAVAPDVPVLALHVTTKVGLVTAAVLDNRMDGLVPRGVEIIPAIAGPRKRFVIPGVPSGTGVRELLLFAPDKPGTVKVRAFTSGGVVGMPAMPGTRVGLDSVVRVGLTGILAGRAAAVEVTSNVPVLAAVSASSDLSSRGSDLVWGVPGSALSGASAIAGLRSGWSTKLLLTATDGDARASISVLPAALSGAKLVPVGDPGGEIVVPSGRTVEVDVKAPKTSVYSVVVRRLDGRGLHVAHVQADRDGMMTGYAAVDVSPWVKLPPVGPEYGRG